One genomic window of Psychrobacillus sp. INOP01 includes the following:
- a CDS encoding EcsC family protein has protein sequence MDAYRWKVEEELFLWKRKMTKRTGLIGRTSKNVQTKINGLIPEKVHQVMTESIKNMVKATLVGSNIKLKKRLALKLSLQERDELLKEKLTTFRKTAVVEGAGTGAGGILLGLADFPLLLSIKMKFLFEAAATYGFDTDEYEERLYILHIFLLAFSSEEKRKETLEIMENWEQQKYLIGEMDWRDFQQEYRDYIDLVKMFQLLPGIGAMVGAVANYNLLDQLGETAMNSYRLRLLSLNKEN, from the coding sequence ATGGATGCGTATAGATGGAAGGTTGAGGAGGAACTATTTCTTTGGAAGAGGAAAATGACTAAACGAACAGGATTAATAGGTCGTACGTCTAAAAATGTACAAACAAAGATTAACGGACTTATCCCTGAAAAGGTCCATCAAGTGATGACGGAGAGCATTAAAAATATGGTGAAGGCGACGCTCGTTGGGTCGAATATAAAGCTAAAAAAAAGATTGGCACTAAAACTTAGCCTTCAGGAGCGGGATGAACTTTTAAAGGAAAAACTCACTACGTTCCGGAAAACAGCTGTAGTAGAAGGAGCAGGAACGGGAGCGGGGGGTATTCTTCTGGGACTCGCTGACTTTCCACTACTATTATCTATTAAAATGAAATTCCTATTTGAAGCGGCAGCAACTTATGGATTTGATACGGATGAATACGAGGAACGACTTTATATTTTGCATATATTTCTTCTAGCTTTTTCTAGTGAGGAAAAACGAAAAGAAACGTTAGAAATTATGGAAAATTGGGAACAACAAAAGTACTTAATTGGTGAGATGGATTGGCGAGACTTTCAACAGGAATACCGGGATTATATTGATCTAGTTAAAATGTTCCAACTATTACCTGGCATTGGAGCTATGGTAGGAGCTGTTGCTAATTATAATTTACTCGATCAACTTGGTGAAACAGCGATGAATTCATATCGATTACGTTTATTATCTTTAAATAAGGAAAACTAA
- a CDS encoding Ger(x)C family spore germination protein: MLKKYHSSLKIYISLILTSIILSGCWDVMEVNDLAIVIATGIDQIEDEQIEVTFLLYVPNPSGGASGEESGSSKNSYSVSMTGDTFSDAVMKLESEVPREIFWGHSNIFIFGSELAKNELGKQLDFLVRTAEPREQSQIYISQDKAKVEINKFVNINTAELFSKIPKSRYLKSITLKDTEEMLVNNSQAGLIPVSDTNSIKTSADTIDSFAVKGSAIIYQGKMISIISGEKDIGSQWLLFPKTNIPITINPVEKNGKVTAQTSKKSIKVTPLLEEEKWRIKLKVNSDLVILQNSTNLDIYNTSVKNQLEKEFSKKIKGDIEDFLNHIQKDLRADVLQFYEAFHRSYPKETDDVKENWEEQYENIEVSIQVEVNIKNPGVTNLNIEKK; this comes from the coding sequence ATGCTTAAAAAATATCATAGTTCTTTAAAAATATATATTTCACTTATATTAACTTCAATTATTCTCTCCGGTTGTTGGGACGTAATGGAAGTCAACGACCTAGCAATAGTAATTGCTACAGGTATTGATCAAATAGAGGATGAGCAAATAGAAGTTACCTTTTTGTTATATGTACCTAATCCTTCAGGCGGGGCGAGTGGGGAAGAAAGTGGCTCTAGTAAAAATTCCTATTCAGTTTCAATGACTGGAGATACATTTTCAGATGCAGTTATGAAGCTGGAATCAGAAGTTCCTAGAGAAATTTTTTGGGGACACTCAAATATTTTTATCTTTGGGAGTGAGCTTGCAAAAAATGAACTTGGTAAGCAGCTTGATTTTCTAGTTAGAACTGCTGAACCAAGAGAACAATCCCAAATTTATATTAGCCAAGACAAAGCTAAAGTAGAAATAAATAAATTTGTCAATATAAATACCGCCGAATTGTTTAGTAAAATTCCAAAGTCTCGTTATTTAAAATCTATTACATTAAAAGATACAGAGGAAATGCTTGTAAATAATTCTCAAGCTGGCCTCATTCCTGTTAGCGATACTAACAGTATTAAAACTTCAGCAGATACAATCGACTCTTTTGCGGTCAAAGGGTCTGCTATTATCTATCAAGGAAAAATGATTTCAATTATTTCAGGGGAAAAAGATATTGGCAGTCAATGGTTGTTATTTCCGAAGACAAATATTCCTATTACCATTAATCCTGTTGAGAAAAATGGTAAAGTGACTGCACAAACAAGTAAAAAATCCATTAAAGTTACACCCCTTTTAGAAGAAGAAAAATGGAGAATAAAGCTTAAAGTAAATTCAGACTTAGTAATTCTACAAAATTCCACAAATCTCGACATATATAATACATCCGTTAAGAATCAATTAGAAAAAGAGTTTTCTAAGAAAATAAAAGGGGATATAGAAGATTTCTTAAATCATATACAAAAAGATTTAAGAGCTGATGTCCTTCAATTCTATGAAGCATTTCATCGTAGCTATCCTAAAGAAACGGATGATGTAAAAGAAAACTGGGAAGAACAATATGAAAATATAGAAGTATCAATTCAAGTGGAAGTAAATATTAAAAATCCAGGAGTTACAAATCTTAATATCGAGAAAAAATAG
- a CDS encoding GNAT family N-acetyltransferase produces MSIRNLEKNELEFLKDMLYESIYIPENIKNKVELLNSPSIKKYYEEWGRKGDTALIAIDENNRAVGAVWYRLFDESNKGYGFVDNRTPELGIAVTKEARGLGIGTLLMKKIIQQAKEDGYKSLSLSVDPENTHAVYIYKQLGFKDYGISGTSITMIYRV; encoded by the coding sequence TTGAGTATTAGAAATTTAGAGAAAAACGAACTGGAATTCTTGAAGGATATGCTTTATGAATCTATTTATATTCCGGAGAATATAAAGAATAAAGTGGAGCTATTAAACTCCCCTTCTATAAAAAAGTACTATGAAGAATGGGGAAGAAAAGGTGATACAGCATTAATAGCAATTGATGAGAATAACAGAGCTGTAGGAGCCGTTTGGTATAGATTGTTTGATGAATCAAATAAGGGATATGGCTTTGTAGATAATAGAACTCCTGAATTAGGAATAGCAGTTACTAAAGAAGCCAGAGGATTAGGAATAGGGACATTGCTTATGAAAAAGATCATCCAGCAGGCTAAGGAGGATGGATATAAATCATTATCCTTAAGTGTAGACCCTGAAAACACGCATGCGGTTTATATCTATAAGCAGTTAGGTTTTAAAGATTATGGAATATCTGGGACTTCTATTACGATGATTTACCGAGTTTAG
- a CDS encoding protein kinase: MSKFTFIRSIRKMYQFVVDKPLQQGTIINNLYKIKHVIGSGSYGIIYNCKEIQTNEIRVLKQLRPSKQRTKSEVSLFENEISIISKLQHASMPQFYEAFSVNGSLFYSMNYIEGINMEDLIFSTNRKYVEKDALAFILDLLPLVDHLHKKNIFHGDIRISNILINKGKLFLIDFGLSKIEQNDSKFLELRQYDYYDLGDVLLYLLYTNYSSKNKKALPWTEELSLEMETVHLLKRLLQIDEAYSTLESIAQDIETALLAVTKK, from the coding sequence GTGAGTAAATTCACATTCATACGTTCAATTCGGAAAATGTACCAGTTTGTTGTAGATAAACCTCTCCAGCAGGGTACTATTATAAATAATCTTTATAAGATTAAACATGTAATAGGCTCTGGTAGTTACGGGATTATTTATAATTGTAAAGAAATACAAACTAATGAAATAAGAGTACTTAAACAACTGCGACCTAGTAAGCAACGAACAAAAAGCGAAGTATCTTTATTTGAAAATGAAATTTCGATTATTAGTAAGTTACAGCACGCTAGCATGCCACAGTTTTACGAAGCTTTTTCAGTAAATGGTTCTCTTTTTTATTCGATGAATTACATAGAGGGTATAAATATGGAGGATCTTATCTTTTCAACGAATAGAAAATACGTTGAAAAGGATGCACTAGCATTTATTTTAGATTTACTTCCTTTAGTAGATCACTTACACAAAAAGAATATTTTTCATGGAGATATACGTATTTCAAATATTTTAATAAACAAGGGTAAACTATTCCTTATTGATTTTGGATTGTCAAAGATAGAACAAAATGACTCCAAATTCCTAGAGTTGAGGCAATACGACTATTATGATTTAGGGGATGTACTTCTATATTTACTATACACGAACTATTCCTCTAAAAATAAAAAAGCCCTTCCTTGGACAGAAGAACTTTCTTTAGAAATGGAAACTGTTCATTTACTAAAAAGATTATTACAAATTGATGAAGCCTATTCCACCTTAGAGAGCATTGCACAAGATATAGAAACTGCACTTTTAGCAGTCACTAAAAAATAA
- a CDS encoding DUF1672 family protein gives MHKNEKVLAFGLGITVLLGGCSMGTDNVKSTDSETETVAQAGGEQEIAMNTENLVSIQDYNGEGYALRNGEETDKIAEANREDIEVAVKKFFSEKYKTEVIVHNLVGAVDGVSVFVESVGEPHFHTFAIVPIDVKSKTVKTDGVWSQEGQVESALSAGIFAMAYEKEIDNLDVFVNQVIKDYPVVGKNMEAVNNTSSGYYTSHYFISAFDDIFNKLNTLYMKDQNISKEEIRKFLDESKFDPESVSITLNFFMKEANTEPDEKAYDEILNKIKESDGFPKGGYALILNDNTIDSKYGTNSNDNTISKNDLNKIVKE, from the coding sequence ATGCATAAGAACGAGAAAGTCTTGGCATTTGGTTTAGGCATAACAGTTTTGTTAGGAGGATGTAGCATGGGGACGGATAATGTAAAAAGCACGGATTCGGAAACTGAAACAGTAGCACAAGCTGGTGGAGAGCAAGAAATTGCTATGAACACAGAAAACCTAGTTAGTATTCAAGACTATAACGGAGAAGGCTATGCGTTAAGAAATGGTGAAGAGACAGATAAGATTGCTGAAGCTAACCGTGAGGATATTGAAGTAGCGGTTAAAAAATTCTTTAGTGAGAAATATAAAACCGAAGTAATTGTGCATAATCTAGTAGGTGCTGTGGACGGTGTTTCGGTATTCGTAGAATCGGTAGGCGAACCACATTTTCATACTTTTGCAATAGTCCCTATTGATGTAAAAAGTAAAACAGTGAAAACGGATGGTGTATGGTCTCAGGAAGGACAGGTAGAAAGCGCCCTATCAGCTGGAATATTTGCAATGGCATATGAAAAAGAAATAGATAATTTAGACGTTTTTGTAAACCAAGTAATTAAAGATTATCCCGTTGTTGGTAAAAACATGGAAGCAGTAAACAATACTTCGTCAGGATACTATACCTCTCATTACTTTATTAGTGCATTCGATGATATATTCAATAAGCTTAACACTTTATATATGAAGGACCAAAATATAAGTAAAGAAGAAATAAGAAAATTCCTCGATGAAAGTAAGTTCGACCCTGAGTCAGTTAGCATAACTCTTAACTTTTTTATGAAAGAAGCTAACACTGAACCAGATGAGAAAGCTTACGATGAAATTTTAAATAAAATTAAAGAGAGTGACGGTTTTCCAAAGGGCGGCTATGCCTTGATACTTAACGACAACACAATAGACAGCAAGTATGGTACTAATTCAAATGATAATACTATATCCAAAAATGATTTGAATAAAATCGTGAAAGAATAG
- a CDS encoding spore germination protein, producing the protein MKTADLHLKELIKSYEFLPSSLEEKTKILKEIYKNCDDIVFHPFFSKQSAYLLIFVSGLCDEEKIHEHIIRPIQHSSIASSDLTLTISHVTNITNAKILSNTLEIIQEIADGNTILFNDIENQAVTYRISSYEKRSIEEPQAESVVIGSREGFIESVSTNLSLVRRKIKTPSLKMSSMVIGTYSHTSIYISYIEGIANLQIVEDVKERLSKINIDAVLSNASIEEALENNWSSLFPQVQYSERPEVVAAALLEGRVAIFIDGIPFVLMVPVTLFTLLQSPEDYTERFINGTLGRWLRYFSLMVAVLAPSAYIAILTFHQEMIPTTLLLRIAQSREEIPFPAFLEALLMQVIFEVLREAGIRLPKQMGSTVSIVGTLVIGQAAIQAGLVSAPMVMIVAITGISSFLLPQYPLSIVLRWIPFPIMFLSGMLGLVGLMLGVLIVASHLCSLRSFGLSYLAPLTPNDSSLLKDVLIRVPLKYMKKRPTIYSSINPNRRNEGK; encoded by the coding sequence ATGAAAACAGCAGATCTTCATTTAAAAGAACTTATTAAATCCTATGAATTTCTACCATCATCACTTGAAGAGAAAACAAAAATATTGAAAGAAATCTATAAAAATTGTGATGATATAGTTTTTCATCCTTTTTTCTCTAAACAATCTGCTTATCTTCTCATTTTTGTGAGTGGATTATGCGACGAAGAAAAGATCCACGAACATATTATTAGACCCATACAACATTCAAGCATAGCATCATCAGATTTAACGTTGACTATATCTCATGTAACAAATATAACAAATGCAAAGATTCTTTCTAATACACTAGAAATCATTCAAGAGATTGCAGATGGAAATACCATTCTCTTTAATGATATAGAAAATCAGGCAGTTACCTATCGTATTTCGAGTTATGAAAAAAGATCGATTGAAGAGCCTCAAGCAGAATCTGTTGTGATTGGGTCAAGAGAAGGATTTATTGAGTCTGTCAGTACAAACTTATCTCTTGTTAGAAGAAAAATAAAGACTCCTTCTCTAAAAATGAGTTCTATGGTAATCGGAACATATTCTCATACTTCTATTTATATATCTTATATCGAAGGTATTGCCAATTTACAGATTGTAGAAGATGTGAAGGAAAGGTTATCGAAGATTAATATTGATGCCGTTCTTTCTAATGCTTCTATTGAAGAAGCATTAGAAAATAATTGGTCCTCTCTGTTTCCACAAGTCCAATACAGCGAACGACCGGAAGTAGTAGCCGCAGCTCTTTTAGAGGGAAGAGTAGCTATTTTTATAGATGGTATTCCATTTGTTTTAATGGTTCCAGTTACTCTCTTTACTCTTTTGCAATCTCCTGAAGATTACACAGAAAGGTTTATCAACGGAACGCTAGGTAGGTGGCTCAGATATTTTTCTCTAATGGTTGCAGTACTCGCCCCATCTGCCTATATAGCGATTTTGACTTTTCATCAAGAAATGATCCCTACTACTCTTTTACTGCGAATAGCACAGAGTAGAGAGGAAATTCCTTTTCCTGCATTCTTAGAAGCTTTGCTCATGCAAGTAATATTTGAAGTACTTCGAGAGGCTGGGATTCGTTTACCAAAACAAATGGGTTCTACGGTCAGTATAGTAGGAACATTGGTCATTGGACAAGCAGCGATTCAAGCAGGACTTGTTTCAGCACCTATGGTTATGATTGTTGCTATTACTGGTATTTCCTCATTTTTGTTACCTCAGTATCCACTAAGTATAGTACTAAGATGGATTCCCTTTCCGATAATGTTTCTTTCTGGAATGCTGGGGCTAGTTGGTCTGATGTTAGGAGTTTTAATAGTTGCTAGTCATCTTTGTTCACTAAGATCATTCGGTCTATCTTATTTAGCACCCTTGACTCCAAATGATTCTTCTTTGTTAAAGGATGTTTTAATAAGAGTACCACTTAAATACATGAAAAAAAGACCGACCATCTATTCATCCATTAATCCTAATCGACGAAATGAAGGGAAATAA
- a CDS encoding DUF1292 domain-containing protein: MGSIEVGEILTVLDEDDREQEIEVIGLLTIEDKEYAAVAFAEDTQEETDEDMDVFFFQVVEGEDLAEIETDEEFEKVSAAFLEAEEAIEDEE; encoded by the coding sequence ATGGGTAGCATCGAAGTGGGAGAAATCCTAACGGTATTAGATGAAGATGATCGCGAGCAAGAAATCGAAGTAATCGGGCTATTAACAATTGAAGATAAAGAATATGCAGCTGTTGCATTTGCAGAGGATACTCAAGAAGAAACAGACGAAGACATGGACGTATTCTTTTTCCAAGTGGTTGAAGGAGAAGACTTAGCGGAAATTGAAACGGATGAAGAATTTGAAAAAGTATCTGCAGCATTTCTTGAGGCTGAAGAAGCAATAGAGGACGAAGAATAG
- a CDS encoding DUF1672 family protein, with the protein MKNFLMYHAVAIVPIDVKNKIIETDKVFTQAGQVEDALASGLYVMAYEKEIENLNNFVNQMSKEYSLVGKNKEAVQNVGGTGFLTPFYFISSIGETFDKINSLYLENRNVDRKELRSILDESKFNPDDVNIVFNVFMKEDNTEPDEKAYDEIYKEIETAEGFLRGSYSFLMHDNLINSKYGSGSKGNTIDKNAVNEIMKE; encoded by the coding sequence ATGAAAAATTTTCTGATGTATCACGCTGTTGCGATTGTACCAATTGATGTAAAAAATAAAATAATTGAGACAGACAAAGTGTTTACACAGGCTGGTCAAGTAGAAGATGCTCTAGCCAGTGGATTATATGTAATGGCATATGAAAAAGAAATAGAAAATTTGAATAACTTCGTTAACCAAATGTCAAAAGAATATTCTCTAGTAGGAAAAAATAAAGAAGCGGTTCAAAATGTCGGTGGAACAGGATTTTTAACTCCTTTTTATTTCATAAGTTCTATAGGAGAGACCTTCGATAAGATTAACTCTTTGTACTTAGAGAATCGAAATGTAGATAGAAAAGAGCTAAGAAGTATTTTGGATGAAAGTAAGTTCAACCCGGATGATGTGAACATCGTATTTAACGTGTTTATGAAAGAAGACAATACAGAGCCAGATGAAAAAGCTTATGATGAAATTTACAAGGAGATTGAAACAGCTGAAGGATTTCTTAGAGGATCATATTCTTTTTTAATGCATGATAATTTGATTAACAGTAAATATGGGAGTGGTTCGAAAGGAAATACTATAGATAAAAATGCAGTGAACGAGATCATGAAAGAATAG
- a CDS encoding nucleotidyltransferase domain-containing protein, whose translation MNKHNPMEVAQKFVHKYFPNCNGALLAGSVVRGEATNTSDLDIVIFDDTVPSSYRESFIELDWPIEVFVHNASSYKPFFESDRERARPSLPRMVSEGIILRDDGVIESIKKEAAELLNEGPEKWSEEIVQIKRYFLTDTLDDFIGCSNRAEEIFIANTLAELLSEFVLRTNHCWIGTSKWIVRSLLAYDEDFTNQFVEAFDTYYKTGDKGKVIHLVEVVMEPFGGRLFEGFSIGK comes from the coding sequence ATGAACAAACATAATCCAATGGAGGTAGCTCAAAAATTTGTACATAAGTATTTTCCGAATTGTAATGGTGCTTTGTTAGCAGGGAGCGTCGTACGGGGAGAGGCAACGAATACATCCGACTTAGACATTGTGATTTTTGATGACACAGTTCCTTCTTCTTATCGAGAGTCGTTTATAGAATTGGATTGGCCAATTGAAGTGTTTGTACATAATGCGAGCTCCTATAAGCCATTTTTTGAGAGTGATCGAGAACGTGCTCGCCCATCCCTGCCTAGAATGGTATCGGAGGGAATTATTTTAAGGGACGATGGAGTAATTGAATCTATAAAAAAAGAAGCAGCGGAACTGTTAAATGAAGGACCAGAAAAATGGTCAGAAGAAATTGTACAAATAAAACGGTACTTTCTGACAGATACACTAGATGATTTTATAGGATGTTCCAATAGAGCCGAAGAAATATTCATCGCAAACACTTTAGCAGAACTATTAAGTGAATTTGTTCTAAGAACCAACCATTGTTGGATAGGTACTTCTAAATGGATTGTCCGCTCTTTACTTGCATATGATGAAGACTTCACCAATCAATTTGTCGAAGCATTTGATACATACTACAAAACTGGTGATAAAGGAAAAGTAATTCATTTGGTCGAAGTAGTGATGGAGCCTTTTGGGGGACGATTGTTTGAAGGTTTTTCTATAGGGAAATAA
- a CDS encoding NUDIX hydrolase produces the protein MLTKIDSLPTDKKIAGVHCVPFTENGNILMAWDRDEQLLTTIGGRLEETENIDQALEREAMEEVGIVLGEEKIPFALWYWDSTDSYTIWFLAKVIEMKPYSFDFEKTGYVSFNFETALQLIEKIEPTNPKRTNLLKLAEECAKQHNWL, from the coding sequence TTGCTAACTAAAATAGATTCTTTGCCGACTGATAAGAAAATTGCAGGAGTTCATTGTGTTCCGTTTACGGAAAATGGAAATATTCTTATGGCATGGGATAGGGATGAGCAACTGTTGACGACAATAGGAGGAAGACTAGAGGAAACTGAAAATATTGACCAGGCACTAGAACGTGAGGCAATGGAGGAAGTGGGTATTGTATTGGGAGAGGAGAAAATCCCTTTTGCTTTATGGTATTGGGATTCTACTGATTCTTATACTATATGGTTTTTAGCAAAAGTAATAGAGATGAAGCCATATTCTTTTGATTTTGAAAAAACAGGCTATGTTTCATTTAACTTTGAAACTGCCTTACAATTAATCGAAAAGATTGAACCGACCAATCCGAAAAGAACAAACCTTTTAAAGTTAGCTGAAGAATGTGCTAAGCAACATAATTGGCTTTAA
- a CDS encoding SRPBCC family protein, with product MPKIVHKQIINAPKEICFDLARNVEVHTKTTSHTNEKAVGGVTGGLLEEGDIVTWEATHFCIRQRLTAKIVWMDRPNQFKDSMIKGAFHSFIHTHDFLEVSEGTLMIDTFLYKSPFGILGILADKLFLERYMKNFIISRSMELKKIAEKDR from the coding sequence TTGCCTAAAATTGTACATAAACAAATCATAAATGCTCCGAAAGAAATTTGTTTTGACTTGGCAAGGAACGTGGAAGTACATACAAAAACAACCTCCCATACAAACGAAAAAGCAGTGGGAGGAGTAACGGGAGGTTTACTAGAGGAAGGCGACATAGTCACCTGGGAAGCAACACATTTCTGTATTCGGCAGAGGCTCACTGCTAAAATAGTATGGATGGATAGGCCAAATCAATTTAAAGATTCTATGATAAAGGGCGCTTTTCATTCGTTTATTCATACGCATGATTTTCTAGAAGTATCTGAAGGCACGTTAATGATTGATACATTTCTCTATAAGTCTCCGTTTGGCATTCTAGGAATACTGGCAGATAAATTATTTTTAGAAAGATATATGAAAAATTTCATTATTTCCCGATCCATGGAACTAAAAAAGATAGCGGAGAAAGATAGATGA
- a CDS encoding endospore germination permease produces the protein MNDNVLTHKQLFWLFLSMQVIMNMLLTPSGSIKIAKQDAWLSALVAILISLLTLWISTKVCTRYPTMDFHEIIETIVGKWFGRLLSILLLISFTVILAVMLRQYGEFVSGTILPKTPISVIILCILATAIYPTFHGLGVIGRLAEIFGPILLLGIISPILLGIVNMDLKHLLPFWYDSGILDILTGSLGPAAFLTDCVLILWIFNLSEFHPKKEKFLMWSILTSGLLYLLTVTSIITTFGVKIASTHLYPFLILERYISIFGIIENLDAIVITVWILSIFLKICLYLFVTSYGFSRYTLKKNRQKMVFYIAGIAYLLSLLPRNVVEISVEFPQVVAIPFILPFWVVLPLFLSLIIFIKDKINKTQ, from the coding sequence TTGAATGATAATGTATTGACACATAAACAATTATTTTGGTTATTTTTAAGTATGCAGGTAATAATGAATATGCTGCTTACACCCTCAGGATCAATTAAAATAGCCAAACAAGATGCTTGGTTGTCCGCTTTAGTAGCAATATTAATTTCCTTACTAACTTTGTGGATTTCTACTAAAGTGTGCACTAGATATCCAACTATGGATTTTCATGAAATTATAGAAACAATTGTAGGAAAATGGTTCGGTAGACTGTTATCCATACTTTTATTAATATCTTTTACTGTTATTTTAGCAGTCATGCTTAGACAATACGGAGAATTTGTATCGGGCACAATTTTACCAAAGACACCTATTAGTGTAATAATATTATGTATCTTAGCCACTGCCATTTACCCAACTTTTCATGGATTAGGGGTTATAGGTCGTCTAGCAGAGATATTTGGCCCCATTCTTTTGTTGGGAATTATATCTCCTATTCTACTCGGTATAGTAAATATGGATTTAAAACATCTACTACCTTTTTGGTACGACAGTGGCATTTTAGATATTTTAACCGGTTCCTTAGGACCTGCTGCTTTTCTGACGGATTGTGTATTAATTTTATGGATTTTTAATCTTAGTGAATTTCATCCAAAAAAAGAAAAATTTTTGATGTGGAGTATTCTTACAAGTGGTTTACTATATTTGCTAACTGTTACGTCGATCATTACTACATTCGGAGTTAAAATCGCTTCTACTCATCTATATCCATTTTTAATTTTAGAAAGGTACATTTCAATTTTCGGCATCATTGAAAATTTAGATGCAATTGTAATAACGGTTTGGATATTAAGCATCTTCTTGAAAATTTGTTTATATTTATTTGTAACTAGCTACGGTTTTTCAAGGTATACCTTAAAAAAGAATAGACAAAAAATGGTTTTTTATATAGCTGGTATAGCCTACCTTCTTTCTCTACTTCCAAGGAATGTTGTTGAAATCTCTGTCGAGTTTCCTCAAGTAGTTGCAATACCATTTATTTTACCTTTTTGGGTAGTTCTCCCCTTATTTCTCAGCCTAATAATTTTTATAAAAGATAAAATAAATAAGACCCAATAA
- a CDS encoding DUF1292 domain-containing protein, with protein MLQNEGKLEVGGTFKVLDENDQEQELKVLGYLSVDDTEYVAVSFIEDIKEDSEDEIGIFFFRVENDNNFVMMESEEEFENVTAAYIKLEKNNFTKQKKR; from the coding sequence ATGTTACAAAATGAAGGTAAACTGGAAGTTGGCGGTACGTTTAAGGTGTTAGACGAAAATGACCAAGAGCAGGAACTGAAGGTTTTAGGCTATTTAAGTGTAGATGACACCGAATACGTAGCAGTTAGCTTTATAGAAGATATAAAAGAAGATTCAGAAGATGAAATTGGGATTTTCTTCTTCCGAGTAGAGAATGATAATAACTTTGTCATGATGGAAAGCGAAGAAGAGTTTGAAAATGTAACAGCAGCGTATATCAAACTAGAGAAAAATAACTTTACTAAACAGAAAAAAAGATAA
- a CDS encoding HAD-IIIA family hydrolase, with amino-acid sequence MKNAVFLDRDGVINEVLSERVKFVNKPEELYFLQGVPEAIKKLNAFFDYIFVVTNQGGVGLGFMKESQLQKIHDYMIAQLKKEGATIHEAVYCPHKPKSGCACRKPNSKLIADLGKKYNIDLSKSYMVGDTDTDIIAGKKAGTKGVFLGKSDPLADAVFPDLLSAVDWILQDAEIS; translated from the coding sequence ATGAAGAATGCAGTATTCTTAGATCGCGATGGCGTTATAAATGAGGTGCTATCAGAACGGGTTAAATTTGTGAACAAACCAGAGGAACTTTACTTTTTACAAGGTGTCCCCGAAGCCATTAAGAAATTGAATGCTTTCTTCGATTATATATTTGTCGTAACCAATCAAGGAGGAGTAGGATTGGGATTTATGAAGGAATCTCAACTGCAAAAAATTCATGACTATATGATTGCACAACTAAAAAAGGAAGGTGCCACCATTCATGAAGCAGTCTATTGTCCTCATAAGCCGAAATCTGGTTGTGCATGTCGCAAGCCAAACAGCAAATTAATCGCAGATCTTGGTAAAAAATATAATATTGATTTGTCTAAATCCTATATGGTAGGTGATACCGACACAGATATTATTGCCGGAAAGAAAGCAGGTACAAAAGGTGTTTTCTTAGGCAAAAGTGATCCTCTTGCGGATGCTGTTTTTCCAGATTTATTAAGCGCGGTAGACTGGATTTTACAGGATGCCGAAATAAGTTGA